The following are encoded together in the candidate division WOR-3 bacterium genome:
- a CDS encoding PorV/PorQ family protein, producing the protein MRTKLLILVLIITVAFGAFDKRGTTGASWLKIDVGRASGMGSSFVALSDDATATFYNPGGLALLTKRVIFFNHIDWIADVSHEYLSAVIPAGAVGNFGFSVIALTMGNMMETKIDSLYTPQREDESTGLRFGASGMAVGISFARYFTEKLSIGIGLKGIQERIWDMSASTFAFDVGFHFNTGFHNLRIGVAINNYGPEIAYTGGRLRRIERDEKTGKEVPISYVSTPVPIPTTFRFGIAADLISNENSRLTSCFDLVHYNDINETFNIGLEYLVSKMFSIRAGYILNTDSEYRDQIHWMTGLSGGLGIKTRLMNGMEFEIDYSYRHHYYLLGSHRLSVSFAF; encoded by the coding sequence ATGAGAACTAAATTATTAATTTTAGTTTTGATTATAACGGTGGCTTTCGGTGCCTTTGATAAAAGAGGGACAACGGGGGCTTCTTGGTTAAAGATTGATGTTGGTCGGGCAAGCGGAATGGGTTCTTCTTTTGTTGCTCTTTCGGATGATGCCACTGCTACTTTTTATAATCCTGGTGGTTTAGCCCTTTTGACAAAAAGAGTAATTTTCTTTAATCATATTGATTGGATTGCTGATGTTTCTCATGAATATTTAAGCGCGGTTATTCCGGCAGGAGCGGTTGGCAATTTTGGTTTTTCCGTTATTGCCTTAACAATGGGTAATATGATGGAGACAAAGATTGATTCGTTATATACTCCCCAAAGAGAAGATGAGAGTACCGGTTTACGTTTTGGTGCTTCCGGAATGGCGGTTGGTATTAGTTTTGCTCGTTATTTTACTGAAAAATTATCAATTGGCATTGGTTTAAAAGGAATTCAAGAAAGAATTTGGGATATGTCCGCAAGCACTTTCGCTTTTGATGTAGGTTTCCATTTCAATACTGGTTTTCATAATTTAAGAATTGGTGTTGCTATTAACAATTATGGTCCGGAAATTGCTTATACCGGTGGAAGATTAAGAAGAATTGAAAGAGATGAAAAGACCGGAAAGGAAGTGCCAATTTCCTATGTCTCTACGCCTGTTCCTATTCCCACAACTTTTAGGTTCGGAATTGCTGCCGATTTAATTTCGAATGAGAATTCTCGTTTGACTTCCTGCTTCGATTTGGTTCATTATAATGATATCAACGAAACCTTCAATATTGGTCTTGAATATTTGGTTTCTAAGATGTTTTCTATCAGAGCCGGTTATATTTTAAATACTGACAGTGAATATCGTGATCAAATTCATTGGATGACAGGACTTTCTGGAGGTTTAGGAATAAAAACCAGATTAATGAACGGAATGGAATTTGAGATTGATTATAGTTATCGCCATCATTACTATTTACTCGGTTCTCATCGGTTAAGCGTCAGTTTTGCCTTTTAG
- a CDS encoding clostripain-related cysteine peptidase, protein MKKLFIYFTFLSFLFGKSKWTIILYFACDNDLSNAGYQEILKLTNLGYNKKVRTIILIDNAYYDTAPFPKIYELNNGNVELKRKLPEVNIADVNFFSDFIRFIKENYESDNYFLIFYSHGNGWYHSLNRAFLYDETNQSSLSVAGGGLKEFLKKAKEIFNKKIKILGFDVCLMGMVEIAFEIFDYCDYLFASPSILPVSAWDYKSLVKKIEEEPEIKINELAQFWSEKNLENIRNRGEEGIFSAIDLNKLRKEYGKAFSFLKEKDKNLISQIRNKIQTYPFFEREDSLSSHIDFFHILKELNFEGGIFSSIISIKKTDFYKNGYGLAIFFPYHYLGFKKYIKEYFLLTFQKEVKWLEFLNEYYSLDDIRPERIKEIRIEIKRNNAFINFSKSFDLTEINYYLYFFNSFDTIFYDSCENFAFWDNYGFSLSDRFAKRGKSFYSNEGLLLNNYLITKEKINLSEGGLIIFDLLYNTEETYLNKIKRDVFYLEYSFDKINFYKLDSFYGKSDYFEEVRIFLPQGNYYLRFRYQTDSSITNLGVFIDEIRIIAFKNLKEYKVFNDTNYYFHHLKKGRYYLFLIPVDKYGNKGFGSDFSSFEILEYAPIISLPNPFINQNNFLLDIPKNSSFLLRIYDLKGSLVYQRKIAEERVFLEEIKNLRKGIYLLFINEKGYKIGGKIIKI, encoded by the coding sequence ATGAAGAAACTATTTATATATTTTACTTTTCTCTCTTTCCTTTTTGGAAAATCAAAATGGACAATTATTTTATATTTTGCCTGCGATAATGATTTATCTAATGCTGGTTATCAAGAGATTTTGAAATTAACCAATTTGGGATATAATAAAAAGGTAAGAACAATAATTTTAATTGATAATGCCTATTATGATACCGCACCTTTTCCTAAAATTTATGAGTTAAATAACGGAAATGTTGAGTTAAAAAGAAAATTACCCGAAGTTAATATTGCTGATGTAAATTTCTTTAGTGATTTTATAAGATTTATTAAGGAAAATTACGAAAGTGATAATTATTTTTTAATATTTTATAGTCACGGTAACGGATGGTATCACAGTTTAAATCGGGCATTTTTGTATGACGAAACAAACCAATCTTCTCTTTCTGTGGCCGGTGGCGGTTTAAAAGAGTTTCTTAAAAAGGCAAAAGAAATTTTTAATAAAAAAATAAAGATTCTTGGTTTTGATGTCTGTTTAATGGGAATGGTGGAAATTGCTTTTGAGATATTTGATTATTGTGATTATCTTTTTGCTTCACCAAGTATCTTGCCAGTTTCTGCTTGGGATTATAAAAGTTTGGTAAAAAAGATTGAAGAAGAACCGGAGATAAAAATCAACGAACTTGCCCAATTTTGGTCAGAGAAGAATTTAGAAAATATAAGAAATAGAGGAGAGGAAGGGATTTTTTCTGCTATTGATTTAAATAAATTAAGAAAGGAATATGGAAAGGCATTCTCTTTTCTAAAAGAAAAGGATAAAAACTTGATTTCTCAAATAAGAAATAAAATTCAAACCTATCCTTTTTTTGAAAGAGAAGATTCTTTATCTTCCCATATTGATTTTTTCCATATTTTAAAAGAATTAAATTTTGAAGGTGGAATATTTTCTTCAATAATTAGTATAAAAAAAACTGATTTTTATAAAAATGGTTATGGTTTAGCAATATTTTTCCCTTATCATTATCTTGGTTTTAAAAAATATATAAAGGAATACTTTTTATTAACTTTTCAAAAGGAAGTTAAATGGCTTGAATTTCTGAATGAGTATTATTCTTTAGACGATATAAGACCGGAAAGGATAAAAGAAATAAGGATAGAAATAAAAAGAAATAATGCTTTTATAAATTTTTCTAAATCTTTTGACTTAACAGAAATTAATTATTATTTATATTTTTTTAATTCTTTTGATACTATCTTCTACGATTCCTGTGAAAATTTTGCTTTTTGGGATAATTACGGATTTTCTTTATCTGATAGATTTGCTAAAAGAGGTAAATCCTTTTATTCTAATGAAGGTCTTTTATTAAATAATTACTTAATTACCAAAGAGAAAATAAACTTATCAGAAGGGGGATTAATAATCTTTGATTTGCTTTACAATACTGAAGAAACCTATTTAAATAAAATCAAAAGGGATGTGTTCTATTTGGAATATTCTTTCGATAAGATTAACTTTTATAAGTTAGACTCTTTTTATGGAAAAAGTGATTATTTTGAAGAAGTAAGGATTTTTTTACCACAGGGAAATTATTATCTAAGGTTTCGCTACCAAACCGATTCTTCAATCACTAATTTAGGAGTTTTTATTGATGAGATAAGAATTATTGCCTTTAAAAATTTAAAGGAATATAAGGTTTTTAATGATACCAATTATTATTTTCATCATCTAAAGAAAGGGAGATATTATCTTTTTCTTATTCCGGTTGATAAATATGGTAATAAAGGATTTGGTAGTGACTTTTCTTCTTTTGAAATCTTAGAATATGCACCAATTATTTCTTTGCCAAATCCCTTTATAAATCAGAATAATTTTTTATTAGATATTCCAAAAAATTCTTCCTTTCTTTTAAGAATTTATGATTTAAAAGGTAGTTTAGTTTATCAGAGAAAAATAGCAGAAGAAAGAGTATTTTTAGAAGAAATAAAGAATTTGAGAAAAGGAATTTATCTACTTTTTATTAATGAAAAGGGTTATAAAATAGGAGGAAAGATAATTAAGATTTAA
- a CDS encoding DNA polymerase I → MDKKEVYLLDGHSLIYRSYYAFIRNPLRNARGENTSAIFGFVNTLRKILKERKPKYLACVFDSKAPTFRHKIFLEYKKVRPEAPSDLKYQVPIIKEICTAYGIKTLEVPGYEADDVLCTLAKKIKNMGYKVYIVATDKDLFPIVDEDIIIYDTYKEVFYDPKKIKEKFGIEPKKISDYLVLVGDKIDNVPGVKGIGEKTAIEILKKYGNLEKALKEDPRLKGKEEEILFSKKLISLKEDVPIEVSLEDLKIKEKDSKKLLSLFKELGFKTFLSDFEEDKIEIGKTLKIVTDPSPILKEENFAFLITDNKIYIGNKNNLYEGNLENLKEIFTTDKEKITYNLKEQYKYLEDLELKNVFDIKIAAYLLEPERKRFLLEDLILSYLKILKKNVIPKEGVYYIYSIYQQILPELLVRDLTKLFYDIEMPLIPCLYRMEKRGIKIDIQFFKQLTKELEKEIFSLQKEIYQLSGIVFNLNSPKQLAEVLFDRLKLPIPKGKERSTASEVLIELLPYSPIIEKILRYRELNKVLTTYLKPFPEMCDENQRLHTYFDQTKTSTGRLASLSPNLQNIPVRGELGQKIRKGFISEEGYLLISADYSQIELRILAHITEDENLIDVFLQDKDIHTTTAAKIFKVKEEEVKEDMRRFAKMVNYGLIYGMSDYGLAESLRLKKEEAKEFMENYLNSFPKVKEWREEVIRKAKEEGYTKTLFGRPRYFPALLSPNKTLYEQAKRQAINAPIQGSAADIIKKAMVEVDRKLIENRFNIGLILTIHDELLFEIEKERIEEAKEIIKETMENIYPLKVPLKVNIGVGKNWQEAHS, encoded by the coding sequence ATGGATAAAAAAGAGGTTTATCTATTAGATGGCCATTCCTTAATTTACCGTTCTTATTATGCCTTTATCAGAAATCCTTTAAGAAATGCCCGTGGGGAAAACACCTCGGCTATCTTTGGTTTTGTTAATACTTTAAGAAAGATTTTAAAAGAAAGAAAACCGAAATATCTTGCCTGTGTTTTTGATTCCAAGGCACCCACTTTTAGACACAAGATATTTTTAGAGTATAAAAAAGTAAGACCGGAAGCCCCAAGTGACTTAAAATATCAGGTTCCAATAATTAAAGAAATCTGCACAGCCTACGGAATAAAAACATTGGAAGTGCCTGGTTACGAAGCCGATGATGTATTATGTACCTTAGCAAAAAAAATAAAGAATATGGGTTACAAAGTTTATATTGTGGCTACGGATAAAGACTTATTTCCAATTGTTGATGAGGATATTATTATCTATGATACTTACAAAGAAGTTTTTTACGATCCAAAAAAGATAAAGGAAAAATTTGGGATCGAACCGAAAAAGATAAGCGATTATCTTGTGTTAGTTGGTGATAAGATTGATAATGTACCGGGGGTAAAAGGGATTGGTGAAAAAACTGCAATTGAAATATTAAAAAAATATGGAAATTTAGAAAAGGCATTAAAAGAAGATCCCAGATTAAAAGGAAAAGAGGAAGAAATTCTATTTTCCAAAAAATTAATTAGTTTGAAAGAGGATGTGCCAATTGAAGTTTCTTTGGAAGATTTAAAGATTAAAGAAAAAGATAGTAAAAAGCTTCTTTCCCTCTTTAAGGAACTCGGTTTTAAAACCTTTCTTAGCGATTTTGAAGAAGATAAAATTGAGATCGGAAAGACATTGAAAATCGTTACTGACCCGTCTCCAATACTAAAAGAAGAAAATTTTGCCTTTTTAATAACCGATAACAAAATTTATATTGGAAATAAAAATAATCTTTACGAAGGAAATTTAGAAAATCTAAAAGAAATTTTTACCACCGATAAAGAAAAGATTACTTATAATTTAAAAGAACAATATAAATATCTGGAAGATTTGGAATTAAAAAATGTTTTTGATATCAAAATTGCTGCCTATCTCTTGGAACCAGAAAGAAAAAGATTTCTTTTAGAGGATTTAATTTTATCCTATTTAAAAATTTTGAAAAAGAACGTTATACCGAAAGAGGGAGTTTACTATATTTACTCAATCTATCAACAGATTTTACCGGAATTACTTGTAAGAGATTTAACCAAACTTTTCTACGATATTGAAATGCCCTTAATCCCTTGTCTTTACCGAATGGAAAAAAGAGGAATAAAAATTGATATTCAATTCTTTAAACAATTAACAAAAGAGTTAGAAAAGGAGATTTTCTCTTTACAAAAAGAGATTTATCAATTATCCGGTATAGTATTTAATCTCAATTCTCCTAAACAACTTGCCGAGGTATTATTTGATCGGCTAAAATTACCAATCCCCAAAGGAAAAGAAAGGTCAACCGCTTCCGAAGTATTGATTGAACTTCTTCCCTATTCACCAATAATTGAAAAAATCCTCCGCTATCGGGAATTGAACAAAGTCTTAACTACTTATCTTAAACCCTTTCCGGAGATGTGCGATGAAAACCAGCGACTCCATACCTATTTTGACCAAACAAAAACATCTACTGGTCGCCTTGCCTCTCTTTCTCCCAATTTACAAAATATTCCGGTTCGTGGTGAATTAGGACAGAAGATTAGAAAAGGGTTTATCTCAGAAGAAGGTTATCTTTTAATCTCGGCTGATTATTCCCAAATTGAATTAAGAATTTTAGCCCATATTACCGAAGATGAGAATTTAATAGATGTCTTTTTACAAGATAAGGATATCCACACAACAACAGCAGCAAAGATTTTTAAAGTGAAGGAAGAAGAGGTAAAAGAGGATATGAGAAGATTTGCTAAAATGGTCAATTACGGTCTTATTTACGGAATGAGCGATTACGGATTAGCAGAAAGTTTGCGATTAAAAAAGGAAGAGGCAAAAGAGTTTATGGAGAATTATTTAAATAGTTTTCCGAAGGTAAAAGAATGGCGGGAAGAGGTAATAAGAAAAGCGAAAGAAGAAGGCTATACTAAAACTCTTTTTGGCAGACCAAGATACTTTCCTGCCCTTTTATCACCAAACAAAACCCTTTATGAACAGGCAAAAAGACAGGCAATTAATGCACCAATCCAAGGAAGTGCTGCTGATATAATAAAAAAAGCAATGGTTGAAGTAGATAGAAAACTAATAGAAAATAGATTCAATATCGGCTTAATTCTAACAATCCACGATGAACTTTTATTTGAGATAGAAAAAGAAAGAATAGAAGAGGCTAAAGAGATTATTAAAGAGACAATGGAAAATATTTATCCCTTAAAGGTGCCATTAAAAGTAAATATTGGTGTTGGTAAAAACTGGCAAGAAGCCCATTCTTAA
- a CDS encoding sugar phosphate nucleotidyltransferase: MKGVVLAGGLGTRLYPLTKVTNKHLLPVYNQPMIFFPIKKLVSCGIEDILIVTGGNNAGDFLRLLGNGKDFGLKRLHYTYQEGETGIAAALSLAEDFADGDKIVVILGDNIFEDDIREYVEKFEKQEKGAKIFLKEVKNPERFGVPVFENDKIVRIEEKPEIPKSPYAVTGIYMYDNQVFDIIRTLKPSKRGELEITDVNNRYLEKGELTYEILKGWWADAGTSFESYYRAISLVREMYLKENKDG; the protein is encoded by the coding sequence ATGAAAGGAGTTGTCCTTGCAGGTGGTTTGGGAACAAGATTATATCCTTTAACAAAGGTAACTAATAAACATCTTTTGCCGGTTTATAACCAACCAATGATTTTCTTCCCGATAAAAAAATTGGTATCCTGCGGTATTGAAGATATATTGATTGTTACTGGTGGAAATAATGCGGGTGATTTTTTAAGGTTGTTAGGTAACGGTAAGGATTTTGGTTTAAAGAGATTACATTATACTTATCAAGAAGGAGAGACAGGTATTGCTGCTGCCTTATCTTTGGCTGAAGATTTTGCTGATGGTGATAAGATAGTTGTAATCCTTGGCGATAATATCTTTGAGGATGATATTAGAGAATATGTGGAAAAATTTGAAAAACAAGAAAAGGGAGCAAAGATTTTTTTAAAGGAAGTAAAAAATCCTGAAAGATTTGGTGTACCGGTATTTGAAAATGATAAAATAGTAAGAATTGAAGAAAAGCCCGAAATACCAAAATCTCCCTATGCGGTGACGGGAATTTATATGTATGATAATCAGGTATTTGATATCATTAGAACTCTAAAACCATCAAAAAGAGGGGAATTAGAAATTACTGATGTGAATAACCGGTATTTAGAAAAAGGAGAACTTACTTACGAAATCTTAAAAGGCTGGTGGGCAGATGCCGGAACATCTTTTGAATCCTATTATCGAGCAATCAGTTTAGTAAGAGAAATGTATTTAAAAGAAAATAAAGATGGATAA
- the purH gene encoding bifunctional phosphoribosylaminoimidazolecarboxamide formyltransferase/IMP cyclohydrolase, whose amino-acid sequence MNKLALISIYDKEGIVDFAKELSSLNYQIIATSKTYEILKYNNLPVIEISEYTGFKEILKGRVKTLHPLIFGGILSFGKEEEGIKPISIVVCNLYPFDKYILSNLREEEMIELIDIGGVSLLRAGAKNYKYVTTICDKNDYPMVISEIKKYGEVSMELKRKLAYKAFNYVSYYDSIICEYFRKLNKEDIFQDYLTLPLKREQKLRYGENPHQVGFYYNNPFINKNFTYLWGKELSYNNLLDINTVYNIISDFNFPEFKDYKLCCIIKHNTPCGIALGETIKEAFEKAFLSDPKSAFGGIVGFNWEVDRETAEKIIDTIFLEVICAPSFSEDALNILKKKKNLRIIKLEKSEDGFEIRNCLTGYLLQEKDKRIVGKEDFKLMTKRMPTEEELKDALFAYFAVKYVKSNGIVIVKDLMTVGIGAGQTSRVDSVEIAIKKSEGRCEGGVLASDGFFPFRDSIDISAKCGIKVVVEPGGSLRDEEVIKACEENNISLIFTNIRHFRH is encoded by the coding sequence ATGAATAAACTTGCCTTAATTAGTATTTACGATAAAGAAGGAATAGTGGATTTTGCTAAAGAATTGTCTTCTTTAAACTACCAAATTATCGCCACTTCCAAAACTTATGAAATCTTAAAATATAATAATCTGCCAGTTATTGAAATTAGCGAATATACTGGCTTTAAAGAAATCTTAAAAGGAAGGGTAAAAACTTTACATCCCTTAATCTTTGGTGGCATACTTTCTTTTGGCAAAGAGGAAGAAGGAATAAAGCCAATTTCCATTGTTGTCTGTAATCTCTATCCCTTTGATAAGTATATTTTAAGTAATTTAAGAGAAGAAGAAATGATTGAATTGATTGATATTGGTGGTGTATCTCTTTTAAGGGCAGGAGCAAAGAATTACAAATATGTAACAACTATCTGTGATAAGAATGATTACCCAATGGTTATCTCGGAGATTAAAAAATACGGTGAAGTAAGTATGGAATTAAAAAGAAAACTTGCTTATAAGGCGTTTAATTATGTCAGTTATTATGATAGTATAATTTGTGAATATTTTAGAAAACTAAATAAGGAAGATATTTTTCAGGATTATTTAACTCTGCCACTAAAAAGAGAGCAGAAATTACGTTATGGTGAAAATCCGCATCAAGTTGGCTTTTATTATAACAACCCATTTATAAATAAGAATTTTACTTATCTTTGGGGAAAGGAATTATCTTATAATAACCTTTTGGATATAAATACCGTTTATAATATTATCTCAGATTTTAATTTTCCAGAATTTAAAGATTATAAACTCTGTTGTATTATTAAACATAATACCCCTTGTGGTATTGCTTTAGGAGAGACAATAAAGGAGGCTTTTGAGAAGGCTTTTCTTTCTGACCCAAAATCGGCATTTGGTGGAATTGTTGGCTTTAATTGGGAGGTGGATAGAGAAACTGCCGAAAAGATTATTGATACTATCTTCTTAGAAGTAATCTGTGCTCCCTCTTTTAGCGAAGATGCCTTAAATATATTAAAAAAGAAAAAGAATTTAAGGATTATTAAGTTAGAGAAAAGTGAAGATGGTTTTGAGATAAGAAATTGTCTAACCGGCTATCTCTTACAAGAAAAGGATAAAAGGATTGTTGGAAAGGAAGACTTTAAACTAATGACAAAAAGAATGCCAACCGAAGAGGAATTAAAGGATGCCCTCTTTGCCTATTTTGCGGTTAAATATGTGAAATCAAATGGAATTGTGATTGTGAAAGATTTAATGACTGTGGGAATTGGTGCTGGGCAGACTTCCCGTGTTGATTCGGTAGAAATTGCCATTAAGAAGAGTGAAGGAAGGTGCGAAGGTGGCGTTTTGGCATCAGACGGCTTTTTCCCTTTTAGAGACTCTATTGATATTTCAGCAAAATGCGGTATTAAAGTAGTTGTTGAACCAGGTGGTTCATTAAGAGATGAAGAGGTTATTAAAGCCTGCGAAGAAAATAATATTTCTCTTATCTTTACAAATATAAGACATTTTCGTCATTAA
- a CDS encoding HEAT repeat domain-containing protein, which translates to MDEIERLKRELSHPEIRRRLKAIEDLAFLKTPQAIFLLLETLASEANTVIREKIIEEILKIGKGVVPYILEMLKVEKEVVKGLETRKIEKPVIRIFCQLLAKLEAKESEDILIELLKDDDPLIKTSACEALGNLKSKKAIENIFPLLYDINFWVRTCACSALGEIGDSKAVPHLLEKLQDESHWVRSAACEALGKIGDKKASEELAYLSLYDESEIVREAAIKALTMIGETFISPYLNALMSDDLNKRFKAMEILIKEGKVVLYPLLSLLNNPSNVLKTCICEILGKIGDERAIEGLANLFKEKDINVQMAAVNALANIKSEKTCSYLLNLLSSPNPTIADLAKKALIKLSEKSINILLTELTRIKEEEKKIKIIEILGDIKNKESIGILLKTCKERSPLVRFHSALALSKIVALPPIEKRKEIIEEMVKLLKDDSFFVRSAALEVLGILRADEVFEEVIKMLGDPETSVKRKAVWAISEIGGKRAVDILKKAINSEESPVKIEVINSLIKLKDKEALPLLKKIARPWPFSKEDSEVKKAAKEGIQILKNL; encoded by the coding sequence ATGGATGAAATTGAGAGGCTGAAAAGGGAACTTTCCCATCCAGAAATACGCAGAAGATTAAAGGCAATAGAAGATTTGGCATTTCTAAAAACTCCCCAAGCAATCTTTCTTTTATTGGAAACCTTAGCAAGCGAGGCAAATACAGTTATTAGGGAGAAGATAATTGAAGAGATTTTGAAAATTGGTAAAGGGGTAGTTCCTTATATTTTAGAAATGCTGAAAGTTGAGAAAGAAGTAGTGAAAGGCTTAGAGACAAGAAAAATAGAAAAACCAGTAATTAGAATTTTTTGCCAATTACTTGCCAAATTGGAGGCTAAAGAGAGTGAGGATATTTTGATTGAACTTTTGAAAGACGACGATCCGCTGATAAAGACTTCGGCTTGCGAAGCCTTGGGAAATTTAAAAAGTAAAAAAGCAATAGAAAATATTTTTCCGTTACTTTATGATATAAATTTTTGGGTAAGAACTTGTGCCTGTAGTGCTTTGGGAGAGATTGGTGATAGTAAGGCGGTTCCGCACCTTTTAGAAAAATTACAAGACGAGAGCCATTGGGTAAGAAGCGCAGCCTGTGAAGCTTTAGGAAAGATTGGCGATAAAAAGGCAAGTGAAGAACTTGCCTATCTATCTTTATATGATGAATCTGAAATTGTCCGGGAAGCAGCAATTAAGGCATTGACAATGATTGGTGAAACTTTTATTTCACCTTATCTTAATGCTTTAATGAGCGATGATTTAAATAAGAGGTTTAAGGCAATGGAGATATTGATAAAAGAGGGGAAGGTGGTTTTGTATCCTTTGTTATCTCTTTTAAATAATCCAAGTAATGTATTAAAAACCTGCATTTGCGAAATCTTAGGTAAAATTGGTGACGAGCGAGCGATCGAAGGTTTGGCAAATCTTTTTAAGGAAAAGGATATTAATGTCCAGATGGCGGCGGTTAATGCTTTAGCAAACATTAAAAGCGAAAAAACCTGTTCCTACTTACTTAATCTTCTTTCTTCCCCTAATCCAACAATTGCTGATTTGGCGAAAAAAGCATTAATTAAATTGAGCGAAAAAAGCATCAATATTTTACTTACTGAATTAACAAGAATTAAAGAAGAGGAGAAGAAAATAAAAATTATTGAAATTCTTGGTGATATTAAAAATAAAGAAAGTATTGGGATCTTATTAAAAACTTGCAAAGAGAGAAGTCCTTTAGTTAGATTTCACTCAGCACTGGCATTGAGCAAGATTGTTGCTTTACCACCTATTGAAAAAAGAAAAGAGATTATTGAAGAAATGGTGAAACTTTTGAAAGACGATTCTTTTTTTGTTCGCAGTGCGGCTTTGGAGGTTTTGGGAATCTTAAGAGCAGACGAAGTATTTGAAGAAGTGATAAAAATGTTGGGAGACCCTGAAACGAGTGTGAAGAGAAAGGCAGTTTGGGCAATTTCTGAAATTGGTGGTAAAAGAGCAGTGGATATTTTGAAAAAAGCAATAAATTCTGAAGAATCGCCGGTTAAGATTGAAGTAATTAATTCTCTAATAAAATTAAAGGATAAAGAAGCCTTACCCCTTTTAAAAAAGATTGCTCGCCCCTGGCCTTTTTCGAAAGAAGATAGCGAAGTTAAGAAAGCTGCCAAAGAGGGGATCCAAATACTAAAAAACCTTTAA